GTGCGATTGAACCACCCCATACCCTATATTAGGAGGTGGCTAACCACCACTTAACAACCGATTGAAAGTGACTAGTGATCGCttgaaaaaacaatttaaagtCATTTGGCTACACTCAAAATACAAATTGGGGTGATTGGCTACTTCTAACACAATCATGAGAGTGACTGCACCATCTCAATTCTCAAGTTCTTTAATTAGTTGCATCAATCACGGCATATTCATaccactaaatttttttactcaagtTTTTTCAACCGAATTTATGcgaaaaaaatgagagaagtaTACGGAtcttaaattatataaacaGGTAGGTTTTGCATCCCGAATGGTCGAGGAATTTCTTCGAGCACTATGAAAGCTCTCTTATTTTATGTCCGAATTTTTTGAATTTCCGacagaaatttaaaagatcTAAATCAAATTTTTCTAGTAGTAGACAATTAATGATATTATTGATCGAGATCTCTCTAAACCTTCAAGAGCTGCAGCTTATTTAAGAAAGCAATACCAATCCAATCCAACTCCATTGGCGACCAACGTACTTGATTGATCTCAGCCGTTGACCCATACCACATTTCTGGCTCCACATCAGTAGCGTTAATTTCTGATCGAAAACCCATCTCCACCACCTCCCATATCAACGCCCTAGAATCATCCCCAGCAGAGCATAGTTGCCGTCCGATACGCGGGGCCCACGACAGAGCATTTACACTCCCCTTATGCTTGCAAAGCTCCATCAACGGGGTTGTCGGGAACCTAATGTCCAGTACAACCACCTTGTTGCTGTCCATCCCGACCGTCGCTATGAACCTCGGATCAGCCTTGTTCCACTCCAACCTCAACAGCGGACTATCTCTGACGGGATTTTCATATATAATCGTCGATCTTTCTTTGTCTCTCAAATCGAAAACCCTCAGGGAACCATCTCCGGAAACAGAAGCAAAAACATTGAAGCCGCCCCATGAAATATCGTACACTTCTTTGTCGTGTGCTACCAACTGGGTGTCGACGATTTCCCTCTCGATGTCCCAGATCACACACGTGGTGTCCACGCTGGCAGTCGCCACCCGCCGCGTGTCACATTCCGCCCAATCAAAAGAAGTAATGGAAGAGTTGAATTCGCTGCTCTTGTTGCCGTTGAGAAGGGACTTGAGCTCAATCCGGTCGTCGTGGATTTCCCACAGCCGGAGATAGTCGCCGGAGGTGGCTATGAGGTCGGGGTTCATAGCGTCCTCGGAGGGGAAGAACATGAGGTTGGTTGGTGCATAAGGGTGGTCAAAGATTAGGCGGTTGTCGGTGGCGAAATCAGACGTGTCGTGGTTGAATTGGACGAGCTCCACCTTGTTGCTGTAGTCTTCCAGGAAACTCC
Above is a genomic segment from Corylus avellana chromosome ca9, CavTom2PMs-1.0 containing:
- the LOC132191866 gene encoding WD repeat-containing protein LWD1-like, with translation MQSPAEKKPGVYTYVAQWPIYSLAWSVRHDKNSRLAIGSFLEDYSNKVELVQFNHDTSDFATDNRLIFDHPYAPTNLMFFPSEDAMNPDLIATSGDYLRLWEIHDDRIELKSLLNGNKSSEFNSSITSFDWAECDTRRVATASVDTTCVIWDIEREIVDTQLVAHDKEVYDISWGGFNVFASVSGDGSLRVFDLRDKERSTIIYENPVRDSPLLRLEWNKADPRFIATVGMDSNKVVVLDIRFPTTPLMELCKHKGSVNALSWAPRIGRQLCSAGDDSRALIWEVVEMGFRSEINATDVEPEMWYGSTAEINQVRWSPMELDWIGIAFLNKLQLLKV